In a single window of the Chondrocystis sp. NIES-4102 genome:
- a CDS encoding MiaB-like tRNA modifying enzyme YliG produces the protein MANKPTIAISHLGCEKNRIDSEHMLGLLAQAGYQIDSNEELADYVIVNTCSFIQEAREESVRTLVELAEADKKIVITGCMAQHFQGELLAEIPEAVAVVGSGDYHKIVEVIERTTTGERVELVTAEPVYIADETIPRYRTTTEGVAYLRVAEGCDYKCAFCIIPHLRGKQRSRSIESIVNEAMSLASEGVQEIILISQITTNYGLDLYGKPMLAELLKELGKVPVPWIRIHYAYPTGLTPEVITAIRDTPNVLPYLDLPLQHSHPEILRAMNRPWQGRVNDSIIDKIKQELPGAVLRTTFIVGFPGETEAHFQHLVDFVERHQFDHVGVFTFSPEEETPAYSLDNQVDQQVSNRRRDILMQVQQPIAAAKNLAYVGQQLDVLIEQEHPATGLLIGRSAQFAPDVDGLVYVRGDATLGSIISVNITAADVYDLYGEVAPVAAYAKI, from the coding sequence ATGGCAAATAAGCCAACTATAGCTATATCCCACTTGGGATGTGAAAAAAACCGTATAGATTCAGAACATATGCTAGGGTTGCTAGCTCAAGCAGGATATCAAATAGATTCCAATGAAGAACTAGCAGATTACGTAATTGTTAATACTTGTAGTTTTATTCAAGAAGCCAGGGAAGAATCAGTTCGTACCTTGGTAGAATTAGCTGAGGCAGATAAAAAAATTGTTATTACAGGCTGCATGGCACAGCACTTTCAAGGAGAACTTTTAGCCGAGATCCCCGAAGCTGTAGCAGTGGTTGGTAGTGGAGATTATCATAAAATTGTCGAGGTTATCGAGCGCACTACAACAGGGGAAAGGGTAGAGTTGGTTACTGCAGAACCTGTTTATATAGCAGATGAAACTATTCCGCGTTATCGTACGACTACTGAAGGAGTAGCTTATTTAAGAGTTGCAGAAGGTTGTGATTATAAATGTGCCTTTTGTATTATTCCCCACCTAAGAGGTAAACAGCGATCGCGCTCTATTGAGTCGATTGTTAATGAAGCTATGTCTTTAGCTTCTGAAGGTGTGCAGGAAATAATTTTAATTTCCCAAATTACTACTAACTATGGATTAGACTTATACGGTAAACCAATGTTAGCAGAGCTACTCAAGGAGTTGGGAAAAGTACCAGTTCCGTGGATTAGAATTCACTACGCTTATCCTACAGGCTTGACTCCTGAAGTTATTACAGCAATTCGTGATACCCCAAATGTACTTCCTTATTTAGATTTACCTCTACAACATTCCCATCCAGAAATCTTGCGAGCTATGAATCGTCCTTGGCAGGGAAGGGTTAATGATAGCATTATTGACAAAATAAAGCAGGAATTACCAGGGGCAGTCTTGCGTACAACTTTTATAGTTGGCTTCCCAGGAGAAACAGAAGCGCATTTTCAACATTTGGTAGATTTTGTAGAGAGACATCAATTTGATCATGTAGGTGTATTTACATTTTCCCCAGAAGAAGAAACCCCAGCCTACAGTTTAGATAATCAGGTAGACCAACAAGTAAGTAATAGGCGCAGAGATATTTTGATGCAGGTACAGCAACCAATTGCTGCTGCTAAAAATTTAGCTTACGTTGGTCAACAGCTAGACGTTTTAATTGAACAAGAGCATCCTGCTACAGGTCTGTTAATCGGTCGCTCTGCTCAATTCGCCCCAGATGTAGATGGACTGGTATATGTCCGTGGTGATGCAACTCTAGGATCAATCATTTCTGTCAATATAACTGCTGCTGATGTTTATGACCTGTATGGAGAAGTTGCCCCAGTAGCAGCTTATGCCAAAATCTAA
- the deaD gene encoding ATP-dependent RNA helicase: MTTTFKDLGLSAACVAQLEELGFTEPTQIQQEAIPALLTGKDIVGQSQTGTGKTAAFSLPALELVSAQDKAVQALILTPTRELAQQVGQAIEDFSIGRKIYSLTVYGGQSIERQISRLRRGVQIVVGTPGRIIDLLERQELNFDSLKLAILDEADEMLSMGFIDDIKKILRQTPKERQTACLSATMPREIKELIKNFLVDPIYITVKQKEAAPTRIDQHVYMVPRGWQKIKALQPILEIEEPDSALIFVRTKRTASELTSKLQEYGHSVDEYHGNLSQMQRERLVKRFREGKIKMVVATDIAARGLDVQDLSHVINYDLPDNTETYIHRIGRTGRAGKTGTAIALVHSGDRRTLKQIERRLRTTIDIATIPNRSQVEAKRIGKLQTTIKETLAGERMASFLPLVRDLGDEYDAQAIAAAALQMVYDRDCPNWMKGDWDIPQETFDKPIIKDVKPKRNRPARKDNYSSPKSLPRTKTQAKIRSQVIIEQ, from the coding sequence ATGACGACTACTTTTAAAGATTTAGGATTATCAGCAGCTTGTGTAGCACAATTAGAAGAGCTTGGATTTACAGAACCAACTCAAATTCAACAAGAAGCAATACCAGCCCTACTTACAGGGAAAGACATTGTAGGACAATCTCAAACAGGAACAGGTAAAACCGCAGCCTTTTCTTTGCCAGCTTTAGAACTTGTTAGTGCGCAAGACAAAGCAGTCCAAGCATTAATTCTAACTCCAACTCGTGAACTAGCTCAACAAGTAGGTCAGGCGATCGAAGATTTCTCTATAGGAAGAAAAATATACTCCCTAACTGTATACGGTGGTCAATCAATTGAAAGACAAATTAGCCGATTACGTCGCGGAGTTCAAATTGTAGTGGGAACACCTGGGCGAATTATTGACTTGTTAGAACGTCAGGAACTTAATTTCGACTCCTTAAAATTGGCGATTTTAGATGAAGCCGATGAGATGTTGAGTATGGGCTTTATTGACGATATCAAAAAAATTCTTCGTCAAACACCAAAAGAAAGACAGACTGCTTGTTTATCTGCCACCATGCCGAGAGAAATTAAAGAGTTGATCAAAAACTTTTTAGTTGATCCTATATATATTACAGTAAAACAAAAAGAAGCAGCACCAACCAGAATTGATCAGCACGTTTATATGGTGCCTCGTGGATGGCAGAAAATCAAAGCCTTGCAGCCAATTTTGGAAATCGAAGAACCAGATTCAGCTTTAATCTTTGTTCGTACTAAGCGTACCGCGAGCGAATTAACAAGCAAGCTACAAGAATATGGACACAGTGTTGATGAATATCATGGTAATCTCAGCCAAATGCAACGGGAACGGTTAGTCAAACGTTTTCGCGAAGGCAAAATTAAAATGGTAGTAGCAACAGATATTGCAGCCAGAGGTTTAGATGTACAGGATCTAAGCCATGTAATCAATTATGACTTGCCCGATAATACAGAAACCTATATCCATCGTATTGGACGTACTGGTAGGGCTGGAAAAACAGGAACAGCGATCGCCCTGGTACATTCGGGAGATCGTCGTACCCTCAAGCAAATTGAGCGTCGTTTAAGAACAACTATAGATATAGCTACTATTCCTAACCGATCTCAAGTAGAAGCAAAACGCATCGGCAAACTGCAAACTACTATCAAAGAAACTCTAGCAGGGGAAAGAATGGCATCTTTCTTACCTTTGGTTAGAGATTTAGGGGATGAATATGATGCGCAAGCGATCGCAGCAGCAGCCCTACAAATGGTTTATGACCGTGATTGTCCTAATTGGATGAAAGGTGATTGGGATATTCCTCAAGAGACTTTCGATAAACCAATTATCAAAGATGTCAAACCAAAGAGAAATCGTCCTGCTCGTAAGGATAATTATAGTAGTCCGAAGTCTCTTCCACGTACCAAAACTCAAGCTAAAATAAGATCTCAAGTAATCATTGAACAGTAA
- the btpA gene encoding photosystem I biogenesis protein BtpA: MELKEIFKASNPVIGVVHLSPLPTSPRWKGKLQEVIERAEQEATALSAGGVDGIIIENFFDAPFTKDCVDPAVVSAMTLIVDRLKGMVMLPMGINVLRNDARSAMAIASCTQVDFIRVNVLTGVMATDQGLIEGKAHELLRYRRELGSEVAILADVLVKHARPLGTPNLTTAVQDTIQRGLADGVILSGWSTGSPPTQEDLELAAAAAGETPVFIGSGANWENITQLMQAADGVIVSSSLKRQGKITETIDPIRVAQFVEAAKSVPKKLNKAKVATSLTQFQ; encoded by the coding sequence GTGGAACTAAAAGAAATTTTTAAAGCAAGTAATCCCGTAATTGGCGTAGTTCATTTATCGCCCCTACCTACCTCGCCTCGCTGGAAAGGTAAATTACAGGAGGTGATTGAGAGAGCGGAACAGGAAGCGACTGCTTTATCGGCAGGTGGAGTGGATGGCATTATCATTGAAAACTTTTTTGATGCTCCTTTTACTAAAGATTGTGTTGATCCTGCGGTAGTTAGTGCTATGACATTAATTGTTGATCGCCTCAAAGGCATGGTTATGTTACCTATGGGGATCAACGTATTACGCAATGATGCTCGTAGTGCGATGGCGATCGCCAGTTGTACCCAAGTAGATTTTATTCGGGTTAATGTTTTGACTGGGGTAATGGCAACTGATCAGGGTTTGATTGAAGGTAAAGCTCACGAATTGTTACGATACCGTCGTGAATTAGGTTCAGAAGTAGCTATTTTAGCAGATGTCTTGGTAAAACACGCTCGACCTTTAGGCACACCCAATCTAACTACTGCGGTTCAAGATACAATTCAAAGAGGTTTAGCGGATGGGGTAATTCTTTCAGGTTGGTCTACAGGTAGCCCCCCAACTCAAGAGGATTTGGAATTGGCAGCAGCAGCAGCAGGGGAAACTCCTGTGTTTATTGGTAGTGGTGCTAATTGGGAAAATATTACGCAATTAATGCAAGCAGCAGATGGAGTTATTGTCTCAAGTTCCCTCAAACGCCAAGGCAAAATTACTGAAACTATTGACCCTATTCGCGTAGCTCAATTTGTGGAGGCTGCTAAATCTGTACCAAAAAAGCTTAATAAAGCAAAAGTTGCTACCTCCCTCACCCAATTCCAGTAA
- a CDS encoding threonine synthase: MTLSIPATQLSYPTIAKTANNWQGLIETYRTYLPVTEATPVVTLLEGNTPLIPVPAIANNIGRGVKVYVKYDGLNPTGSFKDRGMTMAISKAKESGAKAVICASTGNTSAAAAAYARRAGMKAFVVIPDGYVALGKLAQALLYGAEVIAIDGNFDDALNIVRELSENYPVTLVNSVNPYRLQGQKTAAFEIVDVLGDAPDWLCIPVGNAGNITAYWMGFCEYRQAGKCARLPKMMGFQAAGAAPFISGSPVAKPDTLATAIRIGNPANWSKAIAVKEASQGEFNAITDAEILDAYRLLACEEGVFCEPASAASVAGLLKVKDQVPDNAKVVCVLTGNGLKDPSTAVDHSQNQLKQGIPSDFQKVAKVMGF, from the coding sequence GTGACTCTGAGTATCCCCGCCACCCAATTATCCTATCCGACGATCGCCAAGACTGCTAATAATTGGCAGGGTTTAATAGAAACCTATCGTACCTATTTACCAGTAACTGAAGCTACTCCCGTAGTGACTTTGTTAGAAGGTAATACCCCTCTAATTCCTGTTCCAGCGATCGCCAATAATATTGGTAGAGGAGTAAAGGTATATGTTAAATATGACGGTCTAAATCCTACAGGGAGTTTTAAAGATCGGGGTATGACTATGGCAATTTCAAAAGCCAAGGAGTCAGGAGCAAAAGCGGTAATTTGCGCAAGTACTGGTAACACATCCGCAGCAGCAGCAGCCTATGCTCGTCGTGCAGGAATGAAGGCTTTTGTGGTTATACCTGATGGTTATGTAGCTTTGGGTAAACTAGCTCAAGCATTACTTTATGGGGCAGAAGTAATAGCAATAGACGGGAACTTTGACGATGCTTTAAATATCGTCCGTGAACTTTCAGAAAACTATCCTGTTACTTTAGTTAATTCCGTAAATCCCTATCGTCTTCAAGGACAAAAAACTGCTGCTTTTGAAATAGTTGATGTTTTAGGCGATGCTCCTGATTGGTTGTGTATTCCTGTTGGTAACGCAGGGAATATTACTGCCTATTGGATGGGCTTTTGTGAATACCGTCAGGCTGGCAAATGCGCCCGTTTACCTAAAATGATGGGATTTCAAGCTGCTGGGGCTGCCCCTTTTATTTCAGGATCACCTGTAGCTAAACCTGATACCTTGGCAACTGCCATTAGAATCGGTAATCCTGCTAATTGGTCTAAAGCGATCGCTGTTAAGGAAGCCAGCCAAGGTGAATTTAATGCTATAACTGATGCTGAAATATTAGATGCTTATCGTCTTTTGGCTTGTGAAGAAGGAGTTTTTTGTGAACCTGCTAGTGCTGCTTCAGTTGCTGGTTTACTCAAGGTTAAAGATCAAGTTCCCGATAATGCTAAAGTTGTCTGTGTATTAACAGGTAATGGACTTAAAGATCCTAGCACTGCGGTAGATCACAGTCAGAATCAATTAAAGCAAGGCATCCCTTCAGATTTCCAGAAAGTTGCTAAGGTAATGGGATTTTAA